One Anas platyrhynchos isolate ZD024472 breed Pekin duck chromosome 2, IASCAAS_PekinDuck_T2T, whole genome shotgun sequence DNA segment encodes these proteins:
- the EVX1 gene encoding homeobox even-skipped homolog protein 1 translates to METRKEMVMFLEGTQLGALVGKRVPNLSETVGSPAQEPQEKMIHRNCLSPRPGPLSSRERGGGGGGGGGEDEEEVEVLPGTGTVPESRSAAAALLSAGQQPPAPEPPSSKGQQSSSDTESDFYEEIEVSCTPDCATGSAEYQHSKGPCSEALAGSPSGGGDHPKGSGGSGGSQGSLACSASDQMRRYRTAFTREQIARLEKEFYRENYVSRPRRCELAAALNLPETTIKVWFQNRRMKDKRQRLAMTWPHPADPAFYTYMMSHAAATGNLPYPFPSHLPLPYYSHMGIGATSASTATPLSTPLRPLDTFRVLSHPYPRPELLCAFRHPSLYPAPSHGLSSAGGNPCSCLACHGSQSNGLAQRPSGSDFTCSATTRTDSFLTFTPSVLSKATSVSMDQREEVPLTR, encoded by the exons ATGGAAACCAGGAAGGAGATGGTGATGTTTCTGGAAGGGACACAACTTGGCGCTCTAGTTGGCAAGAGGGTGCCTAATTTGTCCGAAACAGTGGGGAGCCCCGCACAAGAGCCGCAGGAGAAGATGATCCATCGGAACTGCCTCAGCCCCAGACCTGGCCCCTTGTCGTCccgggagagaggaggaggaggaggaggtggcggaggagaaGACgaagaggaggtggaggtgctgCCGGGGACAGGGACGGTGCCGGAGAGCCGCTCGGCGGCGGCAGCACTGCTTTCGGCCGGACAGCAGCCCCCCGCCCCGGAGCCCCCCTCCAGCAaagggcagcagagcagctcgGACACCGAGTCGGATTTCTATGAGGAAATCGAGGTGAGCTGCACCCCGGACTGCGCCACGGGGAGCGCCGAGTACCAGCACAGCAAAG GGCCGTGCTCCGAGGCGCTGGCCGGCAGCCCCAGCGGCGGGGGGGATCACCCCAAGGGCAgcggaggcagcggcggctccCAGGGCTCGCTGGCCTGCAGCGCCAGCGACCAGATGCGCCGCTACCGCACCGCCTTCACCCGCGAGCAGATCGCCCGGCTGGAGAAGGAGTTTTACCGGGAGAACTACGTGTCCAGGCCCCGGAGATGCGAGCTGGCGGCTGCTCTAAATCTGCCAGAAACCACCATCAAG GTGTGGTTCCAGAACCGCAGGATGAAGGACAAGCGGCAGCGCCTGGCCATGACCTGGCCGCACCCGGCGGACCCGGCGTTTTACACCTACATGATGAGCCACGCGGCGGCCACGGGCAACCTGCCCTACCCCTTCCCGTCCCACCTGCCCCTGCCCTACTACTCCCACATGGGCATCGGGGCCACCTCGGCCTCCACCGCCACCCCGTTAAGCACCCCCCTGAGGCCGCTGGACACCTTTCGGGTGCTCTCGCACCCCTACCCGAGACCAGAACTGCTCTGCGCCTTCAGGCACCCCTCTCTCTACCCTGCCCCGAGCCATGGACTCAGCAGCGCCGGGGGcaacccctgctcctgcctggcttGCCACGGCAGCCAGTCCAACGGGCTGGCACAGAGACCCTCCGGCTCAGACTTTACCTGTTCGGCCACGACCAGGACTGACTCTTTCCTCACTTTCACGCCCTCTGTGCTGAGCAAAGCGACCTCGGTTTCCATGGACCAGCGGGAAGAAGTACCTTTAACAAGATAA